TGCGATGCTATCCATATAGCTACTATATGAATTTACATTGCCAAAACGCAGACCCTCGAGGTAGCTCCAAGCGCCGGCTCCCAGCCCCAAGACATTGCCTCCATGCCAATAGGCCAGGTTGTGGCAACACCATTTACCGGGCAGAGAAAAACTTGCGATCTCGTATTGTATAAATCCCTTCTTTTCCAGGTACCATTGCACCCACCTGTAGAAGGGATATCCATCCGGCAGGCCTTCGGGTGGTGAAGATCCCCAAGGTGTGCCAGGCTCAAGGGTGAGTTGATAGGTAGAAAGATGAGAAACGCCGAGAGCGAGCGCTAAAGCGACGCTCTCGTGCCATTTTCTGAGCGTCTGTCCGTAAAGCCCGAAGAGTAAGTCCACGCTCACAGCAAAACCTGCCGATACTGATCTTTCTATGGCCTCTATGGCTTGGTGCCTATCGTAAGGCCTGGCGAGCCAAGACAGTTCATGATCATCGAAGCTCTGGACGCCCACGCTGAGCCTATTTATGCGCCACTCCTTGAAGATGTGCAAGTGGTCCGGAGAGAGAGAGCCTGGGTTCGCCTCTACTGTGCCCTCCAGGCAAGGCCCAAAATCTAATGCCCCATCTAACAAGCTCATCAGGCGCTCCCAGAGCCGAGGCGGCAAAACCGTAGGCGTCCCGCCGCCGAGGTATAGCGTATTTACGCCAGGAAGCCTGCCGCAGAGGTCTTTCCAGATGGCTAACTCCACCTCCAGGGCGTCCAGATAAAGGACCATTTCCTCCTCGGAGGCTCTAAAGCTGTAGAAAGAGCAATATGGACACTTCCTCACACAAAATGGCAGGTGCACATAGATGGAAACGGGGGAGTCGAACGCTTCTAAAGCGATATCTCTGACAGCGCCGTATCTTTTTAT
This genomic window from Acetomicrobium sp. S15 = DSM 107314 contains:
- the hemW gene encoding radical SAM family heme chaperone HemW — its product is MHLPFCVRKCPYCSFYSFRASEEEMVLYLDALEVELAIWKDLCGRLPGVNTLYLGGGTPTVLPPRLWERLMSLLDGALDFGPCLEGTVEANPGSLSPDHLHIFKEWRINRLSVGVQSFDDHELSWLARPYDRHQAIEAIERSVSAGFAVSVDLLFGLYGQTLRKWHESVALALALGVSHLSTYQLTLEPGTPWGSSPPEGLPDGYPFYRWVQWYLEKKGFIQYEIASFSLPGKWCCHNLAYWHGGNVLGLGAGAWSYLEGLRFGNVNSYSSYMDSIAKRALPIAFRERLDDEKRAREAAVLALRTCWGISTRNFVRKYGLDYTSKILSLIGNFPEECLVVRKGRVALSKKGRRVANALWADII